A region from the Triticum aestivum cultivar Chinese Spring chromosome 3D, IWGSC CS RefSeq v2.1, whole genome shotgun sequence genome encodes:
- the LOC123078053 gene encoding late embryogenesis abundant protein Lea5 → MALALSGSAAARALAQRLAPATRGYAAAASSGAMRRGAAAAADGKAAREAEKAAADASWVPDPVTGHYRPANRAVGADPADLRAAHLGQTYARA, encoded by the coding sequence ATGGCTCTCGCTCTCTCCGGCTCCGCTGCTGCCCGCGCGCTCGCCCAGCGGCTGGCCCCGGCCACCAGGGGCTACGCGGCGGCGGCCTCCTCCGGGGCGATGAGGCGCGGCGCCGCGGCGGCCGCGGACGGGAAGGCGGCCAGGGAGGCCGAGAAGGCCGCGGCCGACGCCTCGTGGGTGCCCGACCCCGTCACCGGCCACTACCGCCCCGCCAACCGCGCCGTCGGCGCCGACCCCGCCGACCTCCGCGCCGCGCACCTCGGGCAGACCTACGCACGGGCTTGA
- the LOC123078055 gene encoding 50S ribosomal protein L18, with protein sequence MVVPPPDRAARIVGFLKPYLLRMHFSNKYVTAQVIHTPTATVACSASSQEKLLRPNLESTRDVSAAAKIGKLLGERLLLKGIPAVSVHMKREQKYHGKVKAVIDSVRESGVKLL encoded by the coding sequence ATGGTCGTCCCTCCACCAGACAGGGCCGCTAGGATCGTCGGTTTTCTCAAGCCCTACCTTTTGAGGATGCATTTCTCGAACAAGTATGTAACCGCCCAGGTCATCCATACCCCAACAGCAACCGTCGCGTGTTCTGCAAGCTCGCAGGAGAAGCTGTTGAGACCGAACTTGGAGTCGACCCGCGACGTCTCTGCCGCGGCAAAGATTGGGAAGCTGCTGGGCGAGCGCCTGCTACTCAAGGGGATACCTGCCGTGTCCGTCCACATGAAGAGAGAGCAGAAGTACCACGGGAAAGTCAAGGCTGTTATAGATTCTGTCAGAGAATCTGGTGTCAAGCTGTTGTGA
- the LOC123078054 gene encoding protein pleiotropic regulatory locus 1: MAMAAAAAGGEPVEPQSLKKLSLKSLKRSLDLFAPTHSLPFAPDAESKRIRVSCKVNAEYGAVKNLPTDQGRAQGKGAAAPSNALALLGTQDTKDAPREGTSNAIIPAPLMLPKAPESAVPGKNTTVLSIPGSSDRFSTSALMERLPSRWPKPVWHAPWKNYRVISGHLGWVRSIAFDPGNEWFCTGSADRTIKIWDLASGTLKLTLTGHIEQVRGLAVSQRHTYLFSAGDDKQVKCWDLEQNKVIRSYHGHLSGVYCLALHPTIDVLLTGGRDSVCRVWDIRTKAHVSALTGHDNTVCSVFARPTDPQVVTGSHDTTIKFWDLVAGKTMCTLTHHKKSVRAMALHPKEKSFASASADNIKKWSLPKGEFLHNMLSQQKTILNAMAVNEDGVLATAGDNGSMWFWDWKSGHNFQQEQTIVQPGSLESEACIYALSYDNSGSRLVTCEADKTIKMWKEDLTATPETHPVNFKPPKDIRRY, encoded by the exons atggcgatggcggcggcagcagcgggcgGCGAGCCGGTAGAGCCGCAGTCGTTGAAGAAGCTGAGTCTCAAGTCACTGAAACGCTCCCTCGACCTCTTCGCGCCCACCCACTCCCTCCCCTTCGCTCCCGACGCCGAGAG CAAACGGATTCGCGTCAGCTGCAAG GTGAATGCGGAGTACGGTGCCGTCAAGAACCTGCCGACCGACCAGGGCCGAGCGCAGGGGAAGGGCGCCGCGGCTCCTTCCAATGCGTTGGCGCTTCTAG GCACACAAGACACAAAAGATGCTCCTAGGGAAGGCACTAGCAATGCCATTATCCCTGCACCGCTTATGCTTCCCAAAGCACC CGAATCTGCGGTGCCTGGCAAAAATACAACCGTATTATCGATTCCTGGGTCATCTGATAG ATTCTCGACATCTGCACTGATGGAAAGGTTGCCAAGTAGATGGCCTAAACCTGTATGGCATGCTCCCTGGAAGAACTATCGG GTCATCAGTGGTCACTTGGGATGGGTGCGATCTATAGCATTTGATCCAGGCAATGAATGGTTCTGTACTGGTTCCGCTGATAGAACAATAAAG ATATGGGACCTGGCATCAGGAACATTGAAGCTGACACTAACTGGTCATATTGAACAAGTCCGCG GACTTGCTGTCAGTCAGCGGCACACATATCTATTTTCTGCTGGTGATGACAAACAAGTAAAATGTTGGGATCTTGAACAAAATAAG GTTATTCGGTCTTATCATGGGCATCTGAGTGGGGTTTACTGCCTAGCTCTCCATCCAACAATTGATGTCTTGCTGACAGGTGGTCGAGATTCAGTTTGCAGG GTGTGGGATATTCGAACAAAGGCTCATGTTTCTGCTTTAACTGGACATGATAACACAGTTTGTTCAGTGTTTGCTCGGCCAACG gATCCACAAGTTGTCACTGGCTCACATGATACAACTATCAAGTTCTGGGATCTTGTAGCTG GGAAAACTATGTGTACTCTTACACACCATAAGAAGTCTGTTCGGGCCATGGCACTGCATCCAAAAGA GAAATCATTTGCATCAGCATCTGCCGACAACATAAAGAAGTGGAGCCTGCCCAAAGGCGAATTTCTACACAACATGCT GTCCCAGCAAAAAACGATTCTAAATGCAATGGCTGTTAATGAGGATGGTGTCCTGGCAACTGCAG GGGACAATGGAAGCATGTGGTTTTGGGATTGGAAGAGTGGCCATAATTTTCAGCAAGAACAGACTATTGTCCAGCCTG GATCATTGGAGAGTGAAGCATGTATATATGCCCTTTCTTACGATAATAGTGGATCAAGGCTTGTGACATGCGAGGCAGATAAAACAATAAAGATGTGGAAAGAAGATCTAACAGCAACACCAGAAACCCACCCCGTCAACTTCAAGCCACCAAAAGACATCCGGAGATATTGA